The stretch of DNA GCGCCCTCGGCGGCGAGTGACGTGGCACCCGGCTGGTCGGGGGGCGAGGCCGCGACGTTCAGCCCGATGCCCACGACGACGGCCGGCCGGACGGCGTCGGCGACCTCGGCGAGGATCCCCGCCGCCTTGCGCTGCCCGGCCCCGAGCAGCAGGTCGTTCGGCCACTTGAGCCCGGCGGGGACGTCGCACACCGCGCGGACGGCGTCGAGCAGCGCGAGCCCCGCGAGCAGCGGCAGCCAGGCGAACCGGGCGGGCGGCACGCCGGTGGGGCGCAGCAGCACGCTGACCGTGATCCCGGTGCCCGGTGGGGCCACCCAGGTGCGGCTGAGCCGTCCGCGCCCGGACTCCTGGTGCTCGGCGACGAGGACGGTGCGGTCCGGCGCGCCGTCGGCTGCGGCGGCGAGGAGGTCGGCGTTGGTGGAGCCGGTGCGCTCGACCACGTCGACCTGCTCCCACCGTCCGGTGAGCGCAGCCCGAAGGGCGGCTGCGTCCAGCGGCTCGACGGTCCGGTGCATGGCTGGTGACGCTACCGGCGAGTCACCGGGACCGCTTGGCTTTCCACGCACGGGCGACGGACGGCGGCCGGGCGTCGCCGGACGCGCTCCGGTCCGCGCCGACCCGCGCCGACCCGCGCGTGCAACCTCCCGGCTGCGTGACGCGCATCGCGTCGGCGCAGCCGCGGGCGGCGATAGGCTCCGGGGCCATGAGCGCCGCAACGGAGCCGTTCGCGTCCGGCCCCGACGAGCCGGACATCCACACCACCGCGGGCAAGCTGGCCGACCTGTACCAGCGCGTGGACGCCGCGGTGCACGCCGGCAGCGAGGCCGCCGTCGAGCGGCAGCACGCCAAGGGCCGCCAGACCGCGCGAGAACGCATCGACCAGCTGCTCGACCCCGGCTCGTTCGTCGAACTCGACGCGCTCACCCGGCATCGCTCCACCAACTTCGGGATGCAGGAGAAGCGCCCGTTCGGCGACGGCGTCGTCACCGGCACCGGCACGATCGACGGCCGGCCGGTGGCGGTGTTCAGCCAGGACGCCACGGTGTTCGGTGGCGCGCTCGGCGAGGTGTACGGCGAGAAGATCGTCAAGGTCATGGACCTGGCCGCCAAGATCGGCTGCCCGGTCATCGGCATCAACGACGGCGGCGGGGCCCGCATCCAGGAGGGCGTGGTCGCGCTCGGGCTCTACGGCGAGATCTTCGTGCGCAACGTCCGCAGCTCCGGTGTGATCCCGCAGATCTCGCTGGTGATGGGGCCGTGCGCGGGCGGCGCGGTCTACTCCCCCGCGATCACCGACTTCACCGTGATGGTCGACGGCACCAGCCACATGTTCATCACCGGCCCGGACATCATCAAGACGGTCACCGGCGAGGACGTCGACTTCGAGGAGCTCGGCGGCGGCCGGGCGCACAACACGAAGTCCGGCGTGGCGCACTACCTCGCAGAGGACGAGGCCGACGCCTTCTCCTACGTGAAGGAGCTGCTGTCGTTCCTGCCGTCGAACAACCTGTCCGACCCGCCGTCCTACCCGGCACCGGAGCCGACCGACGGCGCCATCGCCGACGCGCTCACCGACACCGACCTCGAGCTCGACGCGATCATCCCCGACTCGCCCAACACCCCGTACGACATCCACGAGGTGATCACGCGGGTGCTCGACGACGGCGAGTTCCTCGAGGTGCACGCGCTCTTCGCACCCAACATCGTCGTCGGTTTCGGGCGGGTCGACGGCA from Pseudonocardia cypriaca encodes:
- a CDS encoding acyl-CoA carboxylase subunit beta, whose translation is MSAATEPFASGPDEPDIHTTAGKLADLYQRVDAAVHAGSEAAVERQHAKGRQTARERIDQLLDPGSFVELDALTRHRSTNFGMQEKRPFGDGVVTGTGTIDGRPVAVFSQDATVFGGALGEVYGEKIVKVMDLAAKIGCPVIGINDGGGARIQEGVVALGLYGEIFVRNVRSSGVIPQISLVMGPCAGGAVYSPAITDFTVMVDGTSHMFITGPDIIKTVTGEDVDFEELGGGRAHNTKSGVAHYLAEDEADAFSYVKELLSFLPSNNLSDPPSYPAPEPTDGAIADALTDTDLELDAIIPDSPNTPYDIHEVITRVLDDGEFLEVHALFAPNIVVGFGRVDGRSVGVVANQPTQFAGCLDIDASEKAARFVRTCDAFNIPILTFVDVPGFLPGTEQEWNGIIRRGAKLIYAYAEATVPKVTVITRKAYGGAYDVMGSKHLGADVNIAWPTAQIAVTGAAGAVSILYRKELAQLSGDELATRRVELQQEYEDTLANPYIAADRGYIDGVIPPSHTRGHVARALQLLATKREAVPARKHGNIPL
- a CDS encoding biotin--[acetyl-CoA-carboxylase] ligase, which gives rise to MHRTVEPLDAAALRAALTGRWEQVDVVERTGSTNADLLAAAADGAPDRTVLVAEHQESGRGRLSRTWVAPPGTGITVSVLLRPTGVPPARFAWLPLLAGLALLDAVRAVCDVPAGLKWPNDLLLGAGQRKAAGILAEVADAVRPAVVVGIGLNVAASPPDQPGATSLAAEGAVVDRMQVLTTLLSCLAERESVWRAGRGDAEATRLRADYRRGCVTLGSEVRVELPGGTVWRGIAEDVDRDGRLLLLDPAGHRRAVAAGDVVHLRPSG